In one window of Solanum pennellii chromosome 2, SPENNV200 DNA:
- the LOC107010231 gene encoding uncharacterized protein LOC107010231 isoform X16 translates to MRMSSYISALVLWFQGFITQMIKCFKLIVSPTLIARGIDLDQTICNFLLMLQSVLNNHYDGSMNFMHRDELTTSLQGMIKFSHAEMHPIPSTVCRCKLEKLSIRMRTISIKQGKCTANSHLTVYGT, encoded by the exons ATGAGAATGAGCAGCTACATTTCTGCCCTTGTATTGTGGTTCCAGGGGTTTATTACTCAGATGATAAAATGCTTCAAACTCATAGTTTCTCCTACTCTGATAGCCAGAGGTATCGACTTGGACCAAACTATTTGCAACTTCCTGCTAATGCTCCAAAGTGTGCTCAACAATCACTATGATGGCTCTATGAATTTTATGCATAGGGATGA ATTGACTACTTCCCTTCAAGGTATGATCAAGTTCAGCCATGCTGAGATGCATCCTATTCCTTCAACAGTTTGCCGTTGCAAACTAGAGAAG TTATCAATCAGAATGAGAACAATTTCAATCAAGCAGGGAAAATGTACCGCAAATTCACACCTGACAG TCTATGGAACTTGA
- the LOC107010231 gene encoding uncharacterized protein LOC107010231 isoform X9, with translation MRMSSYISALVLWFQGFITQMIKCFKLIVSPTLIARGIDLDQTICNFLLMLQSVLNNHYDGSMNFMHRDELTTSLQGMIKFSHAEMHPIPSTVCRCKLEKLSIRMRTISIKQGKCTANSHLTGLASCPSLYSPWFLMLPYTTDIKIKPFKRYASALKERL, from the exons ATGAGAATGAGCAGCTACATTTCTGCCCTTGTATTGTGGTTCCAGGGGTTTATTACTCAGATGATAAAATGCTTCAAACTCATAGTTTCTCCTACTCTGATAGCCAGAGGTATCGACTTGGACCAAACTATTTGCAACTTCCTGCTAATGCTCCAAAGTGTGCTCAACAATCACTATGATGGCTCTATGAATTTTATGCATAGGGATGA ATTGACTACTTCCCTTCAAGGTATGATCAAGTTCAGCCATGCTGAGATGCATCCTATTCCTTCAACAGTTTGCCGTTGCAAACTAGAGAAG TTATCAATCAGAATGAGAACAATTTCAATCAAGCAGGGAAAATGTACCGCAAATTCACACCTGACAG GACTGGCGTCCTGTCCTTCTCTTTATTCACCATGGTTTCTTATGCTTCCTTACACCACCGACATCAAGATAAAGCCATTCAAACGATATGCATCGGCTTTAAAAGAGAGGCTCTGA
- the LOC107010231 gene encoding uncharacterized protein LOC107010231 isoform X10, giving the protein MRMSSYISALVLWFQGFITQMIKCFKLIVSPTLIARGIDLDQTICNFLLMLQSVLNNHYDGSMNFMHRDELTTSLQGMIKFSHAEMHPIPSTVCRCKLEKEMHIEVDLNPTQVFFQTFVLLKFLTVINQNENNFNQAGKMYRKFTPDRFF; this is encoded by the exons ATGAGAATGAGCAGCTACATTTCTGCCCTTGTATTGTGGTTCCAGGGGTTTATTACTCAGATGATAAAATGCTTCAAACTCATAGTTTCTCCTACTCTGATAGCCAGAGGTATCGACTTGGACCAAACTATTTGCAACTTCCTGCTAATGCTCCAAAGTGTGCTCAACAATCACTATGATGGCTCTATGAATTTTATGCATAGGGATGA ATTGACTACTTCCCTTCAAGGTATGATCAAGTTCAGCCATGCTGAGATGCATCCTATTCCTTCAACAGTTTGCCGTTGCAAACTAGAGAAG GAAATGCATATTGAAGTGGACCTTAATCCAACACAAGtcttttttcaaacttttgtgTTGCTGAAATTTCTTACAGTTATCAATCAGAATGAGAACAATTTCAATCAAGCAGGGAAAATGTACCGCAAATTCACACCTGACAG ATTCTTTTAA
- the LOC107010231 gene encoding catalase-like isoform X6: MRMSSYISALVLWFQGFITQMIKCFKLIVSPTLIARGIDLDQTICNFLLMLQSVLNNHYDGSMNFMHRDELTTSLQGMIKFSHAEMHPIPSTVCRCKLEKEMHIEVDLNPTQVFFQTFVLLKFLTVINQNENNFNQAGKMYRKFTPDSLWNLKKLGMDLQHSSFSSFKIIYQTVELEKIAIYPKLHCIKFCNISSKLNLTLSMK, translated from the exons ATGAGAATGAGCAGCTACATTTCTGCCCTTGTATTGTGGTTCCAGGGGTTTATTACTCAGATGATAAAATGCTTCAAACTCATAGTTTCTCCTACTCTGATAGCCAGAGGTATCGACTTGGACCAAACTATTTGCAACTTCCTGCTAATGCTCCAAAGTGTGCTCAACAATCACTATGATGGCTCTATGAATTTTATGCATAGGGATGA ATTGACTACTTCCCTTCAAGGTATGATCAAGTTCAGCCATGCTGAGATGCATCCTATTCCTTCAACAGTTTGCCGTTGCAAACTAGAGAAG GAAATGCATATTGAAGTGGACCTTAATCCAACACAAGtcttttttcaaacttttgtgTTGCTGAAATTTCTTACAGTTATCAATCAGAATGAGAACAATTTCAATCAAGCAGGGAAAATGTACCGCAAATTCACACCTGACAG TCTATGGAACTTGAAAAAATTGGGGATGGATCTGCAACATTCTTCATTCTCAAGCTTCAAGATCATTTACCAGACGGTGGAACTTGAAAAAATTGCCATTTACCCGAAATTGCATTGCATTAAATTTTGCAACATTTCATCAAAGTTAAATCTAACTTTGAGCATGAAGTAA
- the LOC107010231 gene encoding uncharacterized protein LOC107010231 isoform X11: MRMSSYISALVLWFQGFITQMIKCFKLIVSPTLIARGIDLDQTICNFLLMLQSVLNNHYDGSMNFMHRDELTTSLQGMIKFSHAEMHPIPSTVCRCKLEKEMHIEVDLNPTQVFFQTFVLLKFLTVINQNENNFNQAGKMYRKFTPDRTR; encoded by the exons ATGAGAATGAGCAGCTACATTTCTGCCCTTGTATTGTGGTTCCAGGGGTTTATTACTCAGATGATAAAATGCTTCAAACTCATAGTTTCTCCTACTCTGATAGCCAGAGGTATCGACTTGGACCAAACTATTTGCAACTTCCTGCTAATGCTCCAAAGTGTGCTCAACAATCACTATGATGGCTCTATGAATTTTATGCATAGGGATGA ATTGACTACTTCCCTTCAAGGTATGATCAAGTTCAGCCATGCTGAGATGCATCCTATTCCTTCAACAGTTTGCCGTTGCAAACTAGAGAAG GAAATGCATATTGAAGTGGACCTTAATCCAACACAAGtcttttttcaaacttttgtgTTGCTGAAATTTCTTACAGTTATCAATCAGAATGAGAACAATTTCAATCAAGCAGGGAAAATGTACCGCAAATTCACACCTGACAG AACAAGATAA
- the LOC107010231 gene encoding uncharacterized protein LOC107010231 isoform X15 produces the protein MRMSSYISALVLWFQGFITQMIKCFKLIVSPTLIARGIDLDQTICNFLLMLQSVLNNHYDGSMNFMHRDELTTSLQGMIKFSHAEMHPIPSTVCRCKLEKLSIRMRTISIKQGKCTANSHLTEQDKE, from the exons ATGAGAATGAGCAGCTACATTTCTGCCCTTGTATTGTGGTTCCAGGGGTTTATTACTCAGATGATAAAATGCTTCAAACTCATAGTTTCTCCTACTCTGATAGCCAGAGGTATCGACTTGGACCAAACTATTTGCAACTTCCTGCTAATGCTCCAAAGTGTGCTCAACAATCACTATGATGGCTCTATGAATTTTATGCATAGGGATGA ATTGACTACTTCCCTTCAAGGTATGATCAAGTTCAGCCATGCTGAGATGCATCCTATTCCTTCAACAGTTTGCCGTTGCAAACTAGAGAAG TTATCAATCAGAATGAGAACAATTTCAATCAAGCAGGGAAAATGTACCGCAAATTCACACCTGACAG AACAAGATAAAGAATAA
- the LOC107010231 gene encoding uncharacterized protein LOC107010231 isoform X4, with the protein MRMSSYISALVLWFQGFITQMIKCFKLIVSPTLIARGIDLDQTICNFLLMLQSVLNNHYDGSMNFMHRDELTTSLQVAVDIQEMHIEVDLNPTQVFFQTFVLLKFLTVINQNENNFNQAGKMYRKFTPDSPMLSEMGELSESMRLFGAQFGQGSLVSTISDQNPKPFKRRKEKFDNSLLLDFLGILACILFFRKIKNLLFEVTLLFLDAYTKKSKEYIGIRNVKEVQEIYSF; encoded by the exons ATGAGAATGAGCAGCTACATTTCTGCCCTTGTATTGTGGTTCCAGGGGTTTATTACTCAGATGATAAAATGCTTCAAACTCATAGTTTCTCCTACTCTGATAGCCAGAGGTATCGACTTGGACCAAACTATTTGCAACTTCCTGCTAATGCTCCAAAGTGTGCTCAACAATCACTATGATGGCTCTATGAATTTTATGCATAGGGATGA ATTGACTACTTCCCTTCAAG TGGCAGTAGATATCCAGGAAATGCATATTGAAGTGGACCTTAATCCAACACAAGtcttttttcaaacttttgtgTTGCTGAAATTTCTTACAGTTATCAATCAGAATGAGAACAATTTCAATCAAGCAGGGAAAATGTACCGCAAATTCACACCTGACAG CCCTATGTTGAGTGAGATGGGAGAATTAAGCGAAAGTATGAGGCTATTTGGAGCTCAGTTCGGTCAGGGTTCTCTTGTATCAACGATTTCTGatcaaaaccctaaaccctttaaaaggagaaaagaaaagtttGACAACTCTctattgttagattttcttgGAATTCTTGCATGCAttctattttttagaaaaatcaagaacTTGCTATTTGAAGTGACATTGTTATTCTTAGATGCATATACTAAGAAAAGCAAAGAATATATTGGTATCAGAAATGTCAAGGAAGTTCAAGAAATCTATTCTTTTTAG
- the LOC107010231 gene encoding uncharacterized protein LOC107010231 isoform X3, producing the protein MRMSSYISALVLWFQGFITQMIKCFKLIVSPTLIARGIDLDQTICNFLLMLQSVLNNHYDGSMNFMHRDELTTSLQAVAVDIQEMHIEVDLNPTQVFFQTFVLLKFLTVINQNENNFNQAGKMYRKFTPDSPMLSEMGELSESMRLFGAQFGQGSLVSTISDQNPKPFKRRKEKFDNSLLLDFLGILACILFFRKIKNLLFEVTLLFLDAYTKKSKEYIGIRNVKEVQEIYSF; encoded by the exons ATGAGAATGAGCAGCTACATTTCTGCCCTTGTATTGTGGTTCCAGGGGTTTATTACTCAGATGATAAAATGCTTCAAACTCATAGTTTCTCCTACTCTGATAGCCAGAGGTATCGACTTGGACCAAACTATTTGCAACTTCCTGCTAATGCTCCAAAGTGTGCTCAACAATCACTATGATGGCTCTATGAATTTTATGCATAGGGATGA ATTGACTACTTCCCTTCAAG CAGTGGCAGTAGATATCCAGGAAATGCATATTGAAGTGGACCTTAATCCAACACAAGtcttttttcaaacttttgtgTTGCTGAAATTTCTTACAGTTATCAATCAGAATGAGAACAATTTCAATCAAGCAGGGAAAATGTACCGCAAATTCACACCTGACAG CCCTATGTTGAGTGAGATGGGAGAATTAAGCGAAAGTATGAGGCTATTTGGAGCTCAGTTCGGTCAGGGTTCTCTTGTATCAACGATTTCTGatcaaaaccctaaaccctttaaaaggagaaaagaaaagtttGACAACTCTctattgttagattttcttgGAATTCTTGCATGCAttctattttttagaaaaatcaagaacTTGCTATTTGAAGTGACATTGTTATTCTTAGATGCATATACTAAGAAAAGCAAAGAATATATTGGTATCAGAAATGTCAAGGAAGTTCAAGAAATCTATTCTTTTTAG
- the LOC107010231 gene encoding uncharacterized protein LOC107010231 isoform X1: protein MRMSSYISALVLWFQGFITQMIKCFKLIVSPTLIARGIDLDQTICNFLLMLQSVLNNHYDGSMNFMHRDELTTSLQGMIKFSHAEMHPIPSTVCRCKLEKEMHIEVDLNPTQVFFQTFVLLKFLTVINQNENNFNQAGKMYRKFTPDSPMLSEMGELSESMRLFGAQFGQGSLVSTISDQNPKPFKRRKEKFDNSLLLDFLGILACILFFRKIKNLLFEVTLLFLDAYTKKSKEYIGIRNVKEVQEIYSF from the exons ATGAGAATGAGCAGCTACATTTCTGCCCTTGTATTGTGGTTCCAGGGGTTTATTACTCAGATGATAAAATGCTTCAAACTCATAGTTTCTCCTACTCTGATAGCCAGAGGTATCGACTTGGACCAAACTATTTGCAACTTCCTGCTAATGCTCCAAAGTGTGCTCAACAATCACTATGATGGCTCTATGAATTTTATGCATAGGGATGA ATTGACTACTTCCCTTCAAGGTATGATCAAGTTCAGCCATGCTGAGATGCATCCTATTCCTTCAACAGTTTGCCGTTGCAAACTAGAGAAG GAAATGCATATTGAAGTGGACCTTAATCCAACACAAGtcttttttcaaacttttgtgTTGCTGAAATTTCTTACAGTTATCAATCAGAATGAGAACAATTTCAATCAAGCAGGGAAAATGTACCGCAAATTCACACCTGACAG CCCTATGTTGAGTGAGATGGGAGAATTAAGCGAAAGTATGAGGCTATTTGGAGCTCAGTTCGGTCAGGGTTCTCTTGTATCAACGATTTCTGatcaaaaccctaaaccctttaaaaggagaaaagaaaagtttGACAACTCTctattgttagattttcttgGAATTCTTGCATGCAttctattttttagaaaaatcaagaacTTGCTATTTGAAGTGACATTGTTATTCTTAGATGCATATACTAAGAAAAGCAAAGAATATATTGGTATCAGAAATGTCAAGGAAGTTCAAGAAATCTATTCTTTTTAG
- the LOC107010231 gene encoding uncharacterized protein LOC107010231 isoform X14 has protein sequence MRMSSYISALVLWFQGFITQMIKCFKLIVSPTLIARGIDLDQTICNFLLMLQSVLNNHYDGSMNFMHRDELTTSLQGMIKFSHAEMHPIPSTVCRCKLEKLSIRMRTISIKQGKCTANSHLTDSFNAEQDKE, from the exons ATGAGAATGAGCAGCTACATTTCTGCCCTTGTATTGTGGTTCCAGGGGTTTATTACTCAGATGATAAAATGCTTCAAACTCATAGTTTCTCCTACTCTGATAGCCAGAGGTATCGACTTGGACCAAACTATTTGCAACTTCCTGCTAATGCTCCAAAGTGTGCTCAACAATCACTATGATGGCTCTATGAATTTTATGCATAGGGATGA ATTGACTACTTCCCTTCAAGGTATGATCAAGTTCAGCCATGCTGAGATGCATCCTATTCCTTCAACAGTTTGCCGTTGCAAACTAGAGAAG TTATCAATCAGAATGAGAACAATTTCAATCAAGCAGGGAAAATGTACCGCAAATTCACACCTGACAG ATTCTTTTAATGCAGAACAAGATAAAGAATAA
- the LOC107010231 gene encoding uncharacterized protein LOC107010231 isoform X18, protein MRMSSYISALVLWFQGFITQMIKCFKLIVSPTLIARGIDLDQTICNFLLMLQSVLNNHYDGSMNFMHRDELTTSLQGMIKFSHAEMHPIPSTVCRCKLEKLSIRMRTISIKQGKCTANSHLTALC, encoded by the exons ATGAGAATGAGCAGCTACATTTCTGCCCTTGTATTGTGGTTCCAGGGGTTTATTACTCAGATGATAAAATGCTTCAAACTCATAGTTTCTCCTACTCTGATAGCCAGAGGTATCGACTTGGACCAAACTATTTGCAACTTCCTGCTAATGCTCCAAAGTGTGCTCAACAATCACTATGATGGCTCTATGAATTTTATGCATAGGGATGA ATTGACTACTTCCCTTCAAGGTATGATCAAGTTCAGCCATGCTGAGATGCATCCTATTCCTTCAACAGTTTGCCGTTGCAAACTAGAGAAG TTATCAATCAGAATGAGAACAATTTCAATCAAGCAGGGAAAATGTACCGCAAATTCACACCTGACAG CCCTATGTTGA
- the LOC107010231 gene encoding uncharacterized protein LOC107010231 isoform X2, protein MRMSSYISALVLWFQGFITQMIKCFKLIVSPTLIARGIDLDQTICNFLLMLQSVLNNHYDGSMNFMHRDELTTSLQGMIKFSHAEMHPIPSTVCRCKLEKEMHIEVDLNPTQVFFQTFVLLKFLTVINQNENNFNQAGKMYRKFTPDRTGVLSFSLFTMVSYASLHHRHQDKAIQTICIGFKREALSYLFLLEIVTKAHGRPNGYPNDMQAFPASFGFKREALSYVFLLEIVTKAHRRPKFFEI, encoded by the exons ATGAGAATGAGCAGCTACATTTCTGCCCTTGTATTGTGGTTCCAGGGGTTTATTACTCAGATGATAAAATGCTTCAAACTCATAGTTTCTCCTACTCTGATAGCCAGAGGTATCGACTTGGACCAAACTATTTGCAACTTCCTGCTAATGCTCCAAAGTGTGCTCAACAATCACTATGATGGCTCTATGAATTTTATGCATAGGGATGA ATTGACTACTTCCCTTCAAGGTATGATCAAGTTCAGCCATGCTGAGATGCATCCTATTCCTTCAACAGTTTGCCGTTGCAAACTAGAGAAG GAAATGCATATTGAAGTGGACCTTAATCCAACACAAGtcttttttcaaacttttgtgTTGCTGAAATTTCTTACAGTTATCAATCAGAATGAGAACAATTTCAATCAAGCAGGGAAAATGTACCGCAAATTCACACCTGACAG GACTGGCGTCCTGTCCTTCTCTTTATTCACCATGGTTTCTTATGCTTCCTTACACCACCGACATCAAGATAAAGCCATTCAAACGATATGCATCGGCTTTAAAAGAGAGGCTCTGAGCTACCTTTTTTTGTTGGAAATTGTTACTAAAGCTCATGGGAGGCCAAATGGATATCCTAACGATATGCAGGCTTTCCCAGCAAGCTTCGGCTTTAAAAGAGAGGCTCTGAGCTACGTTTTTTTGTTGGAAATCGTTACTAAAGCTCACAGGAGGCCAAAGTTTTTTGAGATTTAG
- the LOC107010231 gene encoding uncharacterized protein LOC107010231 isoform X5 codes for MRMSSYISALVLWFQGFITQMIKCFKLIVSPTLIARGIDLDQTICNFLLMLQSVLNNHYDGSMNFMHRDEYEMHIEVDLNPTQVFFQTFVLLKFLTVINQNENNFNQAGKMYRKFTPDSPMLSEMGELSESMRLFGAQFGQGSLVSTISDQNPKPFKRRKEKFDNSLLLDFLGILACILFFRKIKNLLFEVTLLFLDAYTKKSKEYIGIRNVKEVQEIYSF; via the exons ATGAGAATGAGCAGCTACATTTCTGCCCTTGTATTGTGGTTCCAGGGGTTTATTACTCAGATGATAAAATGCTTCAAACTCATAGTTTCTCCTACTCTGATAGCCAGAGGTATCGACTTGGACCAAACTATTTGCAACTTCCTGCTAATGCTCCAAAGTGTGCTCAACAATCACTATGATGGCTCTATGAATTTTATGCATAGGGATGAGTAT GAAATGCATATTGAAGTGGACCTTAATCCAACACAAGtcttttttcaaacttttgtgTTGCTGAAATTTCTTACAGTTATCAATCAGAATGAGAACAATTTCAATCAAGCAGGGAAAATGTACCGCAAATTCACACCTGACAG CCCTATGTTGAGTGAGATGGGAGAATTAAGCGAAAGTATGAGGCTATTTGGAGCTCAGTTCGGTCAGGGTTCTCTTGTATCAACGATTTCTGatcaaaaccctaaaccctttaaaaggagaaaagaaaagtttGACAACTCTctattgttagattttcttgGAATTCTTGCATGCAttctattttttagaaaaatcaagaacTTGCTATTTGAAGTGACATTGTTATTCTTAGATGCATATACTAAGAAAAGCAAAGAATATATTGGTATCAGAAATGTCAAGGAAGTTCAAGAAATCTATTCTTTTTAG
- the LOC107010231 gene encoding uncharacterized protein LOC107010231 isoform X20, whose protein sequence is MSILTTSLQGMIKFSHAEMHPIPSTVCRCKLEKLSIRMRTISIKQGKCTANSHLTGLASCPSLYSPWFLMLPYTTDIKIKPFKRYASALKERL, encoded by the exons ATGAGTAT ATTGACTACTTCCCTTCAAGGTATGATCAAGTTCAGCCATGCTGAGATGCATCCTATTCCTTCAACAGTTTGCCGTTGCAAACTAGAGAAG TTATCAATCAGAATGAGAACAATTTCAATCAAGCAGGGAAAATGTACCGCAAATTCACACCTGACAG GACTGGCGTCCTGTCCTTCTCTTTATTCACCATGGTTTCTTATGCTTCCTTACACCACCGACATCAAGATAAAGCCATTCAAACGATATGCATCGGCTTTAAAAGAGAGGCTCTGA
- the LOC107010231 gene encoding uncharacterized protein LOC107010231 isoform X8, with protein MSILTTSLQVAVDIQEMHIEVDLNPTQVFFQTFVLLKFLTVINQNENNFNQAGKMYRKFTPDSPMLSEMGELSESMRLFGAQFGQGSLVSTISDQNPKPFKRRKEKFDNSLLLDFLGILACILFFRKIKNLLFEVTLLFLDAYTKKSKEYIGIRNVKEVQEIYSF; from the exons ATGAGTAT ATTGACTACTTCCCTTCAAG TGGCAGTAGATATCCAGGAAATGCATATTGAAGTGGACCTTAATCCAACACAAGtcttttttcaaacttttgtgTTGCTGAAATTTCTTACAGTTATCAATCAGAATGAGAACAATTTCAATCAAGCAGGGAAAATGTACCGCAAATTCACACCTGACAG CCCTATGTTGAGTGAGATGGGAGAATTAAGCGAAAGTATGAGGCTATTTGGAGCTCAGTTCGGTCAGGGTTCTCTTGTATCAACGATTTCTGatcaaaaccctaaaccctttaaaaggagaaaagaaaagtttGACAACTCTctattgttagattttcttgGAATTCTTGCATGCAttctattttttagaaaaatcaagaacTTGCTATTTGAAGTGACATTGTTATTCTTAGATGCATATACTAAGAAAAGCAAAGAATATATTGGTATCAGAAATGTCAAGGAAGTTCAAGAAATCTATTCTTTTTAG
- the LOC107010231 gene encoding uncharacterized protein LOC107010231 isoform X7 yields MSILTTSLQAVAVDIQEMHIEVDLNPTQVFFQTFVLLKFLTVINQNENNFNQAGKMYRKFTPDSPMLSEMGELSESMRLFGAQFGQGSLVSTISDQNPKPFKRRKEKFDNSLLLDFLGILACILFFRKIKNLLFEVTLLFLDAYTKKSKEYIGIRNVKEVQEIYSF; encoded by the exons ATGAGTAT ATTGACTACTTCCCTTCAAG CAGTGGCAGTAGATATCCAGGAAATGCATATTGAAGTGGACCTTAATCCAACACAAGtcttttttcaaacttttgtgTTGCTGAAATTTCTTACAGTTATCAATCAGAATGAGAACAATTTCAATCAAGCAGGGAAAATGTACCGCAAATTCACACCTGACAG CCCTATGTTGAGTGAGATGGGAGAATTAAGCGAAAGTATGAGGCTATTTGGAGCTCAGTTCGGTCAGGGTTCTCTTGTATCAACGATTTCTGatcaaaaccctaaaccctttaaaaggagaaaagaaaagtttGACAACTCTctattgttagattttcttgGAATTCTTGCATGCAttctattttttagaaaaatcaagaacTTGCTATTTGAAGTGACATTGTTATTCTTAGATGCATATACTAAGAAAAGCAAAGAATATATTGGTATCAGAAATGTCAAGGAAGTTCAAGAAATCTATTCTTTTTAG